From Anopheles arabiensis isolate DONGOLA chromosome 3, AaraD3, whole genome shotgun sequence, a single genomic window includes:
- the LOC120900907 gene encoding uncharacterized protein LOC120900907 has translation MDFSIADCNMIIKSDYKTCGDFFKVIKFEMEHISGQPGYLGEYYYLNITYETLDGDIKAGKYFMKSLPYHDAVLTEAVESWGIFRKEAELYSLLFNKYERDPKKVTKWAPDCFVARSNMLVMEDLTSTGYQTTSFQTTLNEQHMKAVFDRLAQMHASSIHFEINQLGGKSIGAIYNEDVLFETTFTSTSGWFVAGLKGIQKIASERNRYSHDPRKKSIIESQLWSSLERIYTLAEDTEEFCSVVVHRDLWINNIMFKYDQTDDLREKPTDCLLIDFQLARYLPPCVDFVCALYLLTNAEHRSQYADRYVEYYYNSLQNKLAILGLNGPSILSREQFEKSLDHYRLLGLVWTGVLHGFVNFPKGMLAQLHQEDPETYTRMSMENRDDFILKYYDSDSFFHDRLDDIVTELLEHLFDFK, from the exons ATGGATTTTTCCATTGCTGATTGTAATATGATTATCAAGAGTGATTATAAGACATGTGGCGACTTTTTTAAAGTGATCAAGTTTGAAATGGAACATATTTCAGGCCAACCCGGATATTTAGGAGAGTATTATTATTTGAACATCACGTATGAAACG CTGGATGGAGATATAAAGGCGGGCAAATATTTCATGAAATCGCTTCCATACCACGACGCAGTATTGACGGAAGCGGTGGAAAGTTGGGGCATATTTCGTAAGGAAGCTGAATTATACAGTCTTCTTTTCAATAAGTATGAAAGAGATCCGAAGAAAGTGACCAAGTGGGCTCctgattgttttgttgcacGAAGCAACATGCTTGTAATGGAAGATCTTACAAGTACAGGATATCAAACAACTTCATTCCAAACAACGCTAAATGAACAACACATGAAAGCAGTGTTCGACCGTTTAGCCCAAATGCATGCCTCTTCTATCCATTTTGAGATTAACCAGCTGGGCGGAAAATCGATTGGAGCTATCTATAATgaagatgttttgtttgaaaccACATTCACTTCAACAAGCGGATGGTTTGTGGCTGGATTAAAG GGAATTCAAAAGATCGCTTCAGAGAGGAATCGTTACTCACATGATccacgaaaaaaatcaatcattgaAAGTCAGTTGTGGAGCAGTTTGGAACGAATTTATACACTCGCCGAAGATACGGAAGAATTTTGTTCAGTCGTAGTTCATCGTGACCTATGGATCAACAATATCATGTTCAAGTACGATCAAACAGACGATTTGCGCGAAAAACCGACCGACTGCTTACTGATCGATTTTCAGTTGGCGCGATATTTGCCACCATGTGTGGATTTTGTATGCGCTTTATATCTTTTAACTAATGCTGAACATCGGTCACAGTACGCTGACCGGTACGTTGAGTATTATTACAAttcattacaaaacaaactagCAATTCTAGGCCTGAATGGCCCATCTATTCTCTCAAGAGAACAATTCGAAAAAAGCCTTGATCATTATCGGCTTCTTGGTCTCGTTTGGACGGGCGTACTGCACGGATTTGTGAACTTTCCCAAAGGTATGTTGGCTCAATTGCACCAAGAAGACCCTGAAACATATACAAGAATGTCGATGGAGAATCGAGACGATTTTATCTTGAAGTATTATGATAGTGATAGTTTCTTTCACGATCGGTTAGATGACATTGTTACCGAGCTGTTAGAGCacttgtttgattttaaatag